In Erigeron canadensis isolate Cc75 chromosome 1, C_canadensis_v1, whole genome shotgun sequence, a single window of DNA contains:
- the LOC122586091 gene encoding protein PLANT CADMIUM RESISTANCE 5-like has protein sequence MGRPDHEEKAITPKSFDQNPLFQPHPPVVVPPVTYQTTIPPLSPPPQLNQPPFTCSYVPTDQQQPATPPFHNYPTQQPPADYLPNGAPYINPQTCNYTNSTNHNLQPQVINYVVNTPVYQPQVANGTPNHFYQQQQPPIMTSQEWSTGLFDCFDDPENALVTLCFPCVTFGQIAEIVDSGQTLCATSGVIYGLIASFSWMLVCIVSCSYRTKLRNRYGLLETPGPDWLVHLFCEHCALCQEYRELKNRHLDPSLGWNGNLSKNQQMTIMTPPTNQRMMG, from the exons ATGGGCCGTCCTGATCATGAAGAGAAGGCAATAACCCCAAAATCCTTTGATCAAAACCCATTATTCCAACCACATCCTCCAGTAGTAGTTCCTCCGGTCACCTATCAAACCACAATTCCGccactgtcaccaccaccacaactcAATCAGCCACCATTCACTTGCTCGTATGTACCAACCGATCAGCAGCAGCCGGCTACACCACCATTCCATAACTACCCAACTCAGCAGCCACCCGCGGATTACCTTCCTAATGGGGCGCCATACATTAATCCACAAACTTGCAACTACACCAATTCTACTAATCATAATTTACAACCGCAGGTGATTAATTACGTCGTAAATACACCTGTTTATCAACCACAAGTGGCTAATGGTACTCCAAATCATTtctatcaacaacaacaaccccCGATCATGACTTCTCAGGAATGGAGCACTGGTCTATTTGACTGCTTTGATGATCCCGAAAATG CTTTGGTGACATTATGTTTTCCATGCGTCACTTTCGGGCAAATTGCTGAGATCGTCGACAGTGGCCAAACAC tGTGTGCGACGAGCGGAGTTATATATGGTCTGATTGCATCATTTAGTTGGATGCTGGTATGCATTGTGTCATGCTCATATCGGACCAAGCTCAGGAATCGCTACGGGTTGTTGGAGACTCCAGGACCAGATTGGCTCGTACACCTGTTTTGTGAACATTGTGCTCTTTGTCAAGAATACAGAGAACTTAAAAACCGACATTTGGATCCTTCTTTAG GATGGAATGGAAATTTGTCCAAGAACCAACAGATGACAATAATGACTCCTCCGACCAACCAACGAATGATGGGTTAA